The following coding sequences lie in one Burkholderiales bacterium genomic window:
- a CDS encoding SUF system Fe-S cluster assembly protein — protein sequence MDELIDKKHDATSDDARNEVQEKSVSQDEIEQNIISALREVYDPEIPVNIYDLGLIYAIDIEPSGDVHIQMTLTAPGCPVAQTFPATVEDKVNTVSGVSDTHVELVWEPPWSQENMSEAARLQLGML from the coding sequence ATGGATGAGCTTATCGACAAGAAGCACGACGCTACCAGTGACGACGCGCGCAACGAGGTACAGGAAAAAAGTGTCTCGCAAGACGAGATCGAGCAGAACATCATCAGCGCGCTGCGAGAAGTTTACGATCCGGAAATCCCGGTCAATATTTATGACTTGGGATTGATATACGCGATCGACATTGAGCCGTCGGGTGACGTGCATATCCAGATGACTTTGACGGCTCCGGGGTGCCCTGTTGCGCAGACCTTTCCGGCGACCGTTGAAGACAAGGTCAATACCGTTTCCGGTGTTTCTGACACGCACGTCGAACTGGTGTGGGAGCCGCCATGGTCGCAAGAAAATATGTCGGAGGCAGCCAGATTGCAACTCGGCATGCTCTGA
- a CDS encoding SUF system NifU family Fe-S cluster assembly protein — protein sequence MSDLRELYQEVIFDHNRKPRNFRKLDAADRLAEGFNPLCGDQITVYVKFDQDVISDVSFEGSGCAISTASASLMTEALKGKTEAEARALFENFHSAVTSHGCAKCGDLGKLKVLAGVAEYPSRVKCATLAWHTFTAALDQKDQPVTTE from the coding sequence ATGTCGGATTTGCGCGAACTGTATCAAGAGGTCATCTTCGATCACAACCGCAAGCCGCGGAACTTCCGCAAGCTCGATGCGGCCGACCGTCTGGCGGAAGGCTTCAATCCGTTATGCGGCGACCAGATTACGGTTTATGTGAAATTCGATCAGGACGTGATCAGTGATGTCAGCTTCGAAGGCAGCGGCTGCGCCATTTCAACGGCGTCCGCGTCGCTGATGACGGAGGCTCTGAAAGGGAAAACGGAAGCCGAAGCGCGCGCATTGTTCGAAAATTTTCACAGCGCGGTGACCAGTCACGGCTGCGCGAAATGCGGCGACCTCGGCAAGCTCAAGGTGCTGGCCGGCGTCGCCGAGTATCCGTCGCGCGTCAAATGCGCGACGCTGGCGTGGCATACATTTACCGCGGCACTCGATCAGAAAGATCAACCCGTCACCACCGAGTAG
- a CDS encoding non-heme iron oxygenase ferredoxin subunit, whose translation MSDWTDVAALAEFAPGETRSLEVEGTLIAVVNLDGEFYAIEDVCTHDGGRLTGGPLFGDVIVCPRHGARFSVKTGEVLAPPAYEPVAIFPVRVESGWVQVRDDRWD comes from the coding sequence ATGTCTGACTGGACCGATGTCGCAGCGCTAGCCGAATTTGCGCCCGGTGAAACACGCAGTCTGGAGGTAGAAGGAACTCTGATTGCCGTGGTCAATCTGGACGGCGAATTCTACGCAATAGAGGATGTCTGCACCCACGACGGCGGCCGCCTGACCGGTGGCCCATTGTTCGGCGATGTAATCGTCTGCCCACGTCACGGGGCGCGCTTCTCGGTCAAGACCGGGGAGGTTCTTGCGCCGCCAGCGTATGAGCCGGTCGCAATTTTTCCGGTGCGGGTCGAGTCCGGGTGGGTACAGGTCAGAGATGATCGCTGGGACTGA
- a CDS encoding cysteine desulfurase encodes MNQLNVLQRPPRRFDADKWRADFPILSQQVNDRPLVYLDNAATSQKPQVVIDAESGYYSKTNSNIHRGVHRLSELATNQYEAARGKVRRFINAASDREIIFVRGTTEAINLVAHSYGARNVKAGDEIVISTMEHHSNIVPWQLLCERTGAVLRVVPINDDGEFLFDDYRKLVNERTRFVAVVHVSNALGSINPVKKIIELAHRFGARVLVDGAQAVPHMVVDVQDLDCDFYAFSSHKIYGPTGIGVLYGKAALLNAMPPYQGGGDMIRQVTFEKSTYNDLPYKFEAGTPNIAGVITLGAALDYVSAIGLDAIAVHEHELLEYATATAANVPGMRLIGTARDKASILSFVLDGVHPHDTGTILDHQGVAIRTGHHCAMPLMARFKVPATARASFALYNTREDVEALFAGIAKVRQMFGK; translated from the coding sequence CGCCGCGTCGGTTCGACGCCGACAAATGGCGGGCCGATTTCCCGATCCTGAGCCAGCAGGTCAATGACAGACCGCTGGTTTATCTGGATAACGCCGCCACCAGCCAGAAACCGCAGGTCGTGATCGATGCCGAAAGCGGCTATTACTCGAAGACCAATTCGAATATCCATCGCGGCGTGCACCGCCTGAGCGAACTGGCAACGAATCAATACGAGGCGGCGCGCGGCAAAGTACGGCGCTTCATAAATGCCGCGAGCGACCGCGAAATCATCTTCGTGCGCGGCACGACCGAGGCGATCAATCTGGTTGCGCATAGCTACGGCGCGCGAAACGTCAAGGCCGGCGATGAAATCGTCATCAGCACGATGGAGCATCATTCCAACATCGTGCCATGGCAGTTGCTATGCGAACGCACGGGCGCCGTGCTGCGTGTCGTGCCGATCAACGATGACGGTGAATTTCTGTTCGATGATTACCGCAAGCTCGTCAACGAGCGCACCAGGTTCGTCGCGGTCGTCCATGTATCGAATGCGCTCGGCAGCATCAATCCGGTCAAAAAGATCATCGAACTCGCGCATCGGTTCGGCGCCAGGGTTTTGGTCGATGGCGCGCAGGCGGTACCGCACATGGTGGTCGATGTGCAGGATCTCGATTGTGATTTCTACGCGTTTTCGAGCCACAAAATCTACGGTCCGACTGGCATCGGCGTCCTCTACGGGAAAGCCGCGCTGCTCAACGCGATGCCGCCGTATCAGGGCGGCGGCGACATGATCCGCCAGGTCACCTTCGAGAAATCGACGTATAACGATTTGCCGTACAAGTTCGAGGCGGGCACGCCCAATATCGCCGGTGTCATCACGTTGGGCGCGGCGCTCGATTACGTCAGCGCAATCGGCCTCGACGCGATTGCCGTGCATGAGCACGAGCTTCTGGAATACGCTACGGCGACCGCGGCGAATGTTCCCGGCATGCGATTGATTGGTACCGCGCGTGATAAAGCCAGCATCCTGTCATTCGTGCTCGATGGCGTTCATCCGCACGATACCGGCACCATACTCGATCATCAGGGTGTTGCGATTCGCACCGGCCACCATTGCGCGATGCCGCTGATGGCGCGCTTCAAGGTGCCGGCGACCGCGCGCGCGTCGTTTGCTTTGTACAACACGCGCGAAGATGTCGAGGCGCTGTTCGCCGGCATCGCCAAGGTGCGGCAAATGTTCGGGAAGTGA